The segment GATGATTGCTGCAAGCATGGCAAGCCCCGATCAGCGGCGCTTGGGCTTCGACGACGATTTCAGCACGGGTCGGGCCGTCGGGGCGGCCGTCGATTTGACGAGGGGGCCGGCCGAGGGGGCGGAACCCCCGAGCGGCGAGCCCGATTGCAGAAACCGGACGGCGATCGGATAGAGCACGAGTGCGATAACGCAGTCGTAGAGCGCACAGGGAAGCGCCCGGTACAAAAACGCATCGACGAGACCTGCCGTATGGCCGAGGGCAATGAGGAACACCGCGTAGAACGCCTCGATCAAAAGCAGCGAAACGACGAGGATCACAAGGGGCATGAACAGCGTGTCGTTGTTGAGGACCGAAAACGCCCGCGAAGCGGCGAACGCCGCAAGCACGAGCAAAAACGCCATCGCACCGACCGGGCCGTACCCCAAAAGATCGTAGATGAGACCGAGCGCGAATGCGAGCACGAGAGACGAATTGGTCGGCCGCACGATAGCCACCACGAGCACGTAAGCGGCGAGGAAGTTGGGAACAGCAGAAAGGATAGCGATGTTGGGCGCAATGACCACCTGCGCAAACACGGCTATCACTGCACCGATGAGCACGGCGAGTGAATCACGATTCATTGGAAACACCTTCTCCCGGGTTGTCTGAAGACGGATTCGTTCCGTCAGCATCCCCGTTGCCCCCCGCAGTGTCCGATCCGTTTGCATCGCCCGAAGCCGAGCCGTTTGCATCGCCCGAAGCCGAGCCGCCGTCGGAACCGGGATTGCGAAACGTGCTCGACGCCGCGCCCTCGGTTTGCATGTCGAGCACGACGAGCACCTCTTGGAGGGGGGCGACCTCCCCGTTCTGCGCCACGACGGCGCGCACGGTCGAGCCGCTCGCGTTCTTCTCCACCTTCGTAACCGTGCCGATGATAAGGCCGCGGAAGAAATTCCCGCCCACACCCGAGGTGATGACGACGTCCCCTTCCTCTACCGAAGCGTCGGCAGCCATATCCTCGAGGTACAGCACGCCCTCCACCGATCCGTGCACGATCCCCTCGACACGGCTGGATTGCACCATCGCCGAGACACCGCTTTGCGCATCGTTCAAAAGCAGCACTTCGGCCGTTGTCGGCGTCGTCGAACGGATCATGCCGACAAGCCCCGCCTGTCCCATAACGGGAAGGCCGCTTCGCAAGCCGTCGTTTCCGCCCTTGTCGATCGTGACGATCCGGTTCCACGCATCGGTGCTTCTGCCGATCACGCGCGCGCCGGTTGATTCGAACCCGTACGCATCTTTGATGTCGAGCAGATCCTGGAGGCGCTCCGATTCCTGACGGTATTCCTCCAGCTGCGCATTAAGTTCGCGAAGCTGCTGGTTCTGGTCGCGCAGGCCGCTCATGGTCGAGTCGGACGCGGTCGCATCGGAAAGCGCGGTACCCGCCGTATCGAGGGCCGACCCGCCGAGCGAACCGACAAACTTGAACGGCGCGACGATGCCCGACACGGCGTTTTGCACCGTGTGGAGCACGCCTGAGTCCTCGTCTTCAAGGGCGTAAAGCGCCATGCTCGCAAGCGAGAGCGCTAAAAGCACAATCAGCAGCACAGGGCCGCCGATTGCAAGGGGTTTTCTCTGCTGGTTGAGAGCCACGGGGTGCGTCCCACCGCCTTATTTCGATCGCATGAGGGTCTGTTTGAGCGCTGTCGGGGTCTCGAGCACCTTGAGGCATCCGGTAACGACGTTGGTGAGCGCCGTCTCGCTGACCCACACCGGAATTTCGAGCTTGTCGGTGAGGTAGCGGTCGAGGCCAGAAAGCAGGCCGCCGCCGCCGGTGAGCAGGATGCCGTTCTGGATGATGTCGGAGGCCAGATCGGGGTTGGTCTTCTTGAACGTTTCCTTGATGTGCACGACCATCTCGTCGATGGGCGCCTGCAAGGCAGCACGCACGTCTTCGGATTGGATGGTGACCTCTTTGGGCTGTTCGGTAACTACGTCCTGGCCGGAGATGATCATATCGCGCTCGCGACCGTCTTCGAACGGGAGGATCGAGCCGATCTTGATCTTGATGACCTCGGCGGTGCGCTCGCCGATCTTGATGCCGAGCAAATCGCGCAGATGCACGGCAATCGCCTCGTCCATGCGGTTGCCCGCAAGGCGCAGCGACGAAGACGTGACGATACCGCCGAGCGATATGACCGCAACCTCGGTGGTGCCGCCGCCGATGTCGACGACCATGGAGCCCGTAGGCTCGGTCACCGGCAGATCGGCACCCATCGCCGCAGCCATAGGCTCCTCGATGAGGTAGGCTTGGCGGGCGCCCGCCTGGATGGCGGCTTCGAACACGGCTCGCTTCTCGACAGAGGTCGCGCCGCAGGGAATGCAGATGACGATGCGCGGCTTCGCCTGCCACGGATACTTGCGCACCGACGCTTTGCTGATGAATGCCGAAAGCATGGCCTCGGTCACATCGTAGTCGGCGATCACGCCGTCGCGCAGCGGGTGCTCTGCGGAAAATGCGTCGGGCGTATGGTTGATCATGTTCTTCGCCTCATGACCGACGGCTAAAACGCGATGCGTGCTCTTTTCGATGGCGACGACCGAAGGCTCGTTGATCACGATACCCTCGCCCTTTATGGCGACAAGCGTATTTGCAGTCCCGAGGTCGATGGCCATGTCGGACGACATCTGACCCCCGAACCCCGAAAACATATCGAAAATGGACATAAAGGCAAACCCCTTTATCATCATTAAACATGCGAACCTGCATTTTAGCACAGGGCAAAATGCAGGTGCGAAAATCCACAGGTGGTACATGCTGCGCTTGAAGCGCGCACCCACGCAAACGGGGTCTTTGCCCATCTGGGCAAAGACCCCGTGATCGCGCGTTTCGCTGCAAAAGCGCGGCTAGTGCACGCTGCAGGACAGACACGGGTCGTAGGCCCGCACAAGCTTCTCAATTTCAAGGCGGATCGCATCCTCGGTGCACCCTTCCCCGCTCATCTTCTCGGCGAGCAGGCGCATGTCGGCTTCGAGGTTCGCGACGTTTTGCGCCGTCGGTGTCATGATGGACGCGTGCAGAACCTTGCCGGCCTCGTCGAGCTCGAGATCGTGGAAGAGCGCGC is part of the Raoultibacter phocaeensis genome and harbors:
- the mreD gene encoding rod shape-determining protein MreD, which encodes MNRDSLAVLIGAVIAVFAQVVIAPNIAILSAVPNFLAAYVLVVAIVRPTNSSLVLAFALGLIYDLLGYGPVGAMAFLLVLAAFAASRAFSVLNNDTLFMPLVILVVSLLLIEAFYAVFLIALGHTAGLVDAFLYRALPCALYDCVIALVLYPIAVRFLQSGSPLGGSAPSAGPLVKSTAAPTARPVLKSSSKPKRR
- the mreC gene encoding rod shape-determining protein MreC gives rise to the protein MALNQQRKPLAIGGPVLLIVLLALSLASMALYALEDEDSGVLHTVQNAVSGIVAPFKFVGSLGGSALDTAGTALSDATASDSTMSGLRDQNQQLRELNAQLEEYRQESERLQDLLDIKDAYGFESTGARVIGRSTDAWNRIVTIDKGGNDGLRSGLPVMGQAGLVGMIRSTTPTTAEVLLLNDAQSGVSAMVQSSRVEGIVHGSVEGVLYLEDMAADASVEEGDVVITSGVGGNFFRGLIIGTVTKVEKNASGSTVRAVVAQNGEVAPLQEVLVVLDMQTEGAASSTFRNPGSDGGSASGDANGSASGDANGSDTAGGNGDADGTNPSSDNPGEGVSNES
- a CDS encoding rod shape-determining protein, which encodes MSIFDMFSGFGGQMSSDMAIDLGTANTLVAIKGEGIVINEPSVVAIEKSTHRVLAVGHEAKNMINHTPDAFSAEHPLRDGVIADYDVTEAMLSAFISKASVRKYPWQAKPRIVICIPCGATSVEKRAVFEAAIQAGARQAYLIEEPMAAAMGADLPVTEPTGSMVVDIGGGTTEVAVISLGGIVTSSSLRLAGNRMDEAIAVHLRDLLGIKIGERTAEVIKIKIGSILPFEDGRERDMIISGQDVVTEQPKEVTIQSEDVRAALQAPIDEMVVHIKETFKKTNPDLASDIIQNGILLTGGGGLLSGLDRYLTDKLEIPVWVSETALTNVVTGCLKVLETPTALKQTLMRSK